The genomic interval ttgtattttaacgCCTGAACCACATTTATTATTCACACTAAACGGAGGTATTGTTAAAAGATCAAACGGAATATTAGCTGTAGTACGATCACTAAACGTGatataaaagaaagaataagAAGCGAGGAGGGGAAGAATAAAGATGGATGAATCAATAGGATGACAAATCAAAATCTAAGTGAACCCATTTGTCCTTTTCTGTCAGCAGAAGCCAAATAATCTCCTAATTTATCTGTGGTTAAAACTCGTGGCGCGCACCGGGGGGATTTGGACCGAGCTGGAGAATTTTCACCACATCAGCTGTCGGTAAGTGAGTTAGTGATCTTGAGTGATGTATCCTCGCATGTCCCACCCCACCACCTTTCCTTAAATGAGTTAGTAGGTGTCTGGTGGCCATGTTGCCCCGACACGCCGCTGATGGATGAGGCCCAGAGGAGATGGGCTGTAAAAAAGGCTGATTCTGGCACTCAGGGGTGAGATCACttcctcaataaaaaaaaaaaaaaagcattgtcCCGAATCATCACAGCAAGGTATGAATGCTGATTAGGGTGTTCGACGGAGGAGAGCTCCtctgtcaaaataaatcaaatgagcTGAGACTTAATGTGGGAGGGGGGCTTTGATACGGAGCAATAACGTCTGAGACTCAAGACCAATGACTACAGAAGCAAAGGCTGTTAAATGatccctttatttatttattcttgttacctttttccttgttttgttgcagGCAGTGTCCTCTGGAATTCCCTCACTTCTAATTTTTCTCATGCCTCGGTTCCTAAAAGGACAAATCTTCTGACATGTTTGGTTTAGTTCTGTCACTATATTAAGATTAAGTTACGAAAGCCAAACTTTCCTTTTAATATAAAGTCTCATATTAAATATTATCGCTTAGTTGAGTTAGCTTTCTGCAAGCAAACGTAGATTTCTTAACCGAGGCAATGTGTTCATTTTGGATCCATCCGTCTGATGTGAGTCAAAAGGTCAGTAAGAGCAACTGTTGAATCAGGCGACAGTTGCAGCCCCACCTTGTGGTGAATGAAGGATATTACAACACAACCATCTCTTCGTACgagcagaaccaaacattgTTGTCCTTCATTAGTCGAGATCTTAACAGAGAACATTGTTGGCTGTAGCACTGCTATAGAGGAGGATAAATAACATTTGTCGCAATTTAGTCCCAAAGTGTCCCCATCATGTCTCagtgtgatcttttttttttgtctccatttcGGTTTCTTAGATTGTCCGACCCTTCTGAAGTTATCTCCCGCACTTCCTGACTCATGTGAAAAGGTCGCTTTGCAGATTTTGTCTTTCCAACGCGTTCGAAATTCACGCGACACGAGAGCCAACGACGAGGAaactggaaaacacaaacattttgagacaccTCGTGTGGTTGTTTATGGTCTTTGAATTGATTTTTGCTGTGTTGCGTTGTAATTACTGTGGAGGATGTTGCTTCAAAGTTACTCTTTTCAGAGACATAAAGTGAGAAACGAAATCAGCACAATTTTTTCCTCTCATACTGATAGTTAAtgtactttaaattaaaattagtaGACAAAATTTATCATCAGCAGCCATCTAtcacgtgttttttttttacccatgaAAACAGTCgaactgactgaaaacaggtcaaaaaGGATGATGTTCGTGAATGAGCTGTTTGGAATCGAGGagtctggtttttgtttttgttttcattgagtgcgtacccgcatttcagataCACATATCAATATAACaggaaaactactgaagtatacgctttcaaactgcaccatctgatatagttcaggaaaacgttttttttatgtttgatttcaaaagtttgcAATGACTGCCTTTAATACCGACACCGAGTGATATTCTGCCACGGTTGACTGGTGAGAAAAGTCAAACTGTGTCAACTGGCCGACGAGGACTATATTAATGCTGCACTGAGGATAATATGaagttattttctaaaatattaacGCTGAAGTTGCCCACAGACTCCTTCAGAGAAGTGGTTTTCTGCAGTGAAACATTGCCTGGAGGAAGGAACTCTGCACctccaaacagctgctgctgcttggcGCCATCTTGTGGTCATTCTGCACGTTGCAGGCAACCCCGTCGCCGACGCTGAGGttacttttgttacttttgtctGTTTGAGATATTTGAAGATCTGAGCAGAGAAATTTTCTGTAAACACCTGCAAATTTAAGAAAAGAGagcaaaacatctcagattTAAACCTTGGGTTGCTTATAAATAGCAACTATTTATAAGCAAATATAAATAGCAACTATTTATAAGCAACCCACAAAGTGCTGAACTACTTTCTTTGGAACCTcctcctaaaaataaataaataaataaataaattcacgCATTTAAAGGGAAACTGAACAACCTCTGACAagttcaaaaaataataactccCATCATTCTTTTCACTAAACTAATATAAAAGTGACAATTGTTAacaaacgttaaaaaaaaacaacattcttacTGACCTCCATTAAAGCTGGAAATTAGGGGGGAAAATATATCTCCCTCATCACGATAAATCCGTAATGCTTGTATTGATGAGTCTACATATTTTCATTGACAAACTTGCCAAATGTTGGCAATTGAACTTTATTCAATTAACAAACAGGGGCTTtggtagcatgtggaagaaccatacacagccacgtCAGGCTCCATTTAAGGGGAGATAAACAGGTTTTCCAACGGTATATCCAGAAGCACTGTTATGACTAAGAAATaatgaactaaacaaaaatatctttacTATTTGTGCTGTGTTTATATTGTACTTCCACTCGGCTGAAGGCACCTCCCTCTCAGTAACTCCTACCAGAGACGAACAAGCTGCTCATTAGACCTTTAATCTCCTTTTCCATGATATTCTCGATTCACTCATGAAGCTCAACGTGAAGAACCAAATTGAGAGGGGTGATATCCTACAGGTGCACTGAAAGCTGACACTGTTACCATGGTGCAGCTGCTTTCGAGCCTCTTTTCCCCTTGACGTCTCCCCTCGGCGCTCTCGGACCGAGGCCCGCTCACGGCTCCCCgctgcgtaaaaaaaaaaaaaaaaaaacccaggagCTGCTCAACAGGTGTACTGCTGGGAGGCCAGGCGTCTTTGGGCTTCTGATCCATGAGCCGCCGGCATCCGAACCGCCGGCCAAACCACGGACCACAGCGCTGGTGAGTCCCCTCCGTCCTCAGCTTGTCCACAGCCTCCTTTTAACCGCCTGGAACAGAAAAGGACGGAAGCGGCCGAGTGTGGAGCGCCGTCACATTTCTGATGGCCAAACTAGGTCAAGCTGACATGTTTGTCTCTGGTTACGCTGTTATTTCTCCCTCAGCGAAGGTGTGAACACCTTTCATCCTCCCGTGTGTCTCCTCATACCCCCGCTCGGTTACATGGGCAGAATATGTCCATGACAAGAGGACGAAAGACAAGTCAAAATGTCCTTTCACTGATAGAAGTCCCAACCTGGGACTGAGCAAAGCCTTTAATCATCATGTTCTCGTCATCATTTGTATCCCTTTATAGcagtagtttcattttaataaacactACTTTACAGATTTACAGAGCCCCACTcctcctggaggaggaggaggaggtgatggtCGGGCAGAGGGAGGTCCGACAGACCACCATGTTGTCCGGGAGCTGTGGTTCATCGTAGTGATGGCGGCCGTCGCCCTCCTGCTGCTGGCTGTGGTGCTGGGAGTCACGCTTCACAGAGTAAGAAAcgtttctgttgtgtttgacGTTCTGGTAAAAAATGTCCGGATGAATCTAACTGGGTTCTGCTCCAGGCCCTGAAGAGACCCCCCCTCACCAGGGAGAGACCTCCTCTGGTGGCCCTGCCCCTGCAGAAGAGGAGCCCCATGGCCGTCTATCCGCCCAGCAACTCTGTCCTGGTGAAAGGAGCTTCACTTTTTACTTCCTGATCCGGCCGCCCTGCAGGAACTCGGCCACCTGAGTTCTTCTGCTGCACGTGTCAGAAAACTCACCGTGTTCCTCAGGAACAATGGCTCGTTCTACTTAGGTGTCCCAGAAAGTCTAGaccaaaaaaagaccaaaatctgacattttcttttaaacatacTTCTTAAGTCTTTTTCTGACCTGATTTCCTGTAGATGCATTTTTATCTCACTGAACTTTTCTGACAAAACATAAATTCTGTTTATGTTTCAGTCAGTCCTGGGACTTCCACTGTTAGcctaaagaaaactaaagaaatgtgaacgctgagagctgaaggaCTTCGCTGAAacaagctaaaactgagttaaagctaacAGAAGCACAACATCAGCTTCAAGCTTAAAATAAGCAAAGCAATAGCTACAagctaaagaagcagaacaccagctaataGCTAAAGGAAAcccaaaagtagtaaaacactggctaaaaacagcaaaacacaagcttGAAGCTAATAGTGTCTTCAAAAGGCtgactaaaagtaacaaaagtttagctaaataccaaaagtagctaaaagcagtaaaaggctggacagaagctaaaataagcaaaacaatagctacaaggtaaaagaagctgaactctaactaaaagctaaaaaagccgAACACccgctaaaagctaaaagaaacaaaatgaaatgccaaaagtagcaaaatagacactaaaagtagaaaaagaatagctaaaagctaaaatgagcaaaacacaagctcaaggctaaaagtagcaaaaagctagaagtagcataaaaacaggaaataaagcaaatctgctgaagcagattgcagagaacaatgtttttaaaggaactgaagagaacCCAACGGATTTCTAtgaggaaaacatttgtaaagttaaacgtgttttaaagtttaaaaagttacaaagaaaggtcaccccacccccccatctcctgaatgagctgaagggtTTGATATAcgaatgagaaaaataaaacaaagtttggaaaagtgtgaaaataaatgtaaaaacaggaaaacagctgTATGAAACCTGAGTCAGAAATGGTTCCTGTTCTCCCTTTAGGAGGAGAAATACCTGCTGAAgtcatttcttcttctcctcctcagttCGACACGGTTCCTGACACGTCGGGCTTCTCCAGCAGCGTGACCCTGAAGGCCTTCTCCATGAAGATcgaggtaaaaaaaagaaaccctccTCAACGCGacgttttttctttaaactccgCGCGTCGACAAAGCGCCTCCTCTTGTCCCTCCAGGAGGTTCTGGAAGCCAAATGTGACCCCGACGAGGAGATGCCTCCGCCGGACGAGCCGGGCGTGCTCAGCGTGAGCTCCCTGAGGCGCAGCGTCAGCCAGCTGATGGATGGGAAATCTCTCACCGAAGAGGACGACGTCTGGGACCCCAACATCTCGGGCCACGACAGCGGGATGGTGAGggaccccaaaacaaaacatacactgGTAACAGGTCAAAATCAATCAACCATGTGCTGCTATTTCCAAACAATTTCTAGGTACTTCTGTGCACGCAGGAGGAAAACTGGAGAGCCCCACTTccaaatatctgaactatccctttataACGaactctgttttcttctgttttagttcATGGACGATGAGGAATTTGTCGACACCGTCAAAGGTTTCAGCACGGTGAGGAAGGAGCACACCATGTTCACCGACactaacctttgacctctgagtCGAGGTGTGGATGCTGAACATCCTGAACAGAGCTAGGCTGTCCCAAGGACATCCTGACCGCTGCGGGCGGTGAGGACATGCCAAGAGACCACGGCTGAGGATGGGGGGAGGAAAGGATACAAGGAAGGGGAGCCCTCTGCGACAAAACGACTGGAACTACAGATTATCCTGATATTTAACCTGGAATAACGTTTCTGTTAGGAGGACGCAGCTGCTTttgtagaaaaatgtttttttttttttgactgagcAAAAGTCTGAAAGAACCTGATTagcataaaaacaattacaaaaaaacattttacatattttgtttcCTACATTCCTTTGATATTTCTGAGTCTGTTTAGAAAGACTTAGATTTTCTACTCAGTCACCTCCAGAAAACATGTCTCTGGTAAATACATGAACCAGCAGCAGGTGATCTTAATTGGTTACTGAGCCACCATTTTGTGTCCTTATGCTGTCCCAGTGGGACCTTcctaattaaacaaatgtctatcaaataaatttaaacaataatacaGCAGTAAAGGCAGCTAGCAAATGCTATCAAGTTAATCAGGAGTACTttataaaaaaactataattctaataaaaacctccattccccattttttttatttattttcatacctTTAGCTTAACAGCTTTAAGTTAGCAACTTAgcttggtatttttatttttttacaccatGTAACACTAAAAAAGCAAAGTATTATgactgataaaataataatattaagaaATCTGGACACACATTTCACTGTTTATCCCCAAACTCTTAGCCGAGCCTGTAAACCCAATAGTTCACTTCTCTTGCCGGCCACCAGAGGGAGCTCTCGCATCTCACAGGGGTTTATATTCCAGTTTTTGAAccacaaagtaaaacatttgaacTCAAATTGGTGTCTGCCTTTACTTACTGCTCCATTCACTTATAGTTTCCATGGATTTAAACCTCAGGTATCATCTTCAGCACGTACCACTGcactacaaaaataaacattacataTTATgtgttttggaaacattttctgagcagaataaaaatattcacacaaaTGGAAAGTCAAACTCAGTGGTTATATGTCTTTTGGCAAACTGAGGGTTTTTGTATTCctttgaaaacatatttttaaaagccagACCTATTCAACAAATGTCTGGCCTCCACAGAGGTGCCGGAATCAGACTGATTTGTCTGAATATATTGCTAAAGAAGATTAGGTAAACTAACAGTTTTAGAGCAGATGAACTAAAAAGTATATATTGTTCACTATGCCGACAGCGACCAGTGTTCAATCATGTTATgttaagttgtagatgtttaggtcaaactttaaaaatgaagtgcAGTCGTGAGATGTcccgctcaaagtatgtgttgtgaatgactctcagctactaccacaacaaatccaAGCACTattatctgtaaacctgactgactTTAACATCAGCTGGCTGTGTGACCATCTTAAACTGGGCTGGCTCTAAGAGTTaatttgatgtacatccagcgagtatttcctgaaagtttcatctaaATCTGTCCGGTGgatcgtgagatattttgctaacaggcggaGTCGACTCCTGTCAGCTGCTGGAGATCAGCCTCGtttgctaccacaccaaactctGACCTATaaccatttatgttttttgagGTCAGCTGGatggggcggccatcttgaatcaagctggcTCCTACAGTAAAATCAGTTGGAGTATTCATATGTAGctaaggcattttttttttcagaccatGCTGTGACACACGgatcaaatataacaaaaaaataaataaaaaattgaaagtaAACAAGCACACATATTTGCATGTccgtatttttagtttttatttgaaatgagtTGCAATGCATCGTGGGCACAAAACATTTGTACCATTATAGTCAAAGACGtggttacaaaacaaacattcacagaaTAAATTAATACAGTACCACATGAGagagtaaacaaataaaacccccAAACTAGTAGGGAAATATATTGCATTAAGAGTTTATTAAATGtacaaaatcattttcaggCATTTGCAAAGGCAGCCtctagtttgttttgttgttctacGCGTAGAAATATAAATCTCTAAATTGACTGATATGTTCGTTAAAGAGAACCAGGTGAGGTTCTGGGCTGAGATCCTTCGGCGGCCGTTTGGTTTTTAACTCAACCACAACAAATACTGAGACACACGGTGCCGGTGTCACGAACCTGCTGAGCGCTCAACCcgatttaagaaaagaaaaaaaacgaggcTTCCCGATACGTTTTCAACTGTGAAAATCTTAAAACTCGTCTCGAGTTCTTTCCTTTTAACCACAACACACGCTCGTCCCTTTAGTGTGATATTCATAcatctgtaaacaaaaacaacacaaaacaaaacaaatcgaTGGAAATGTTGTTTGCAGCAGTGCAGTTCATGCAGACCatgctacttttaaaaaaaaacgatttcATAGCTGGCATCTGTAGAAACATGTTACATATAAACAGTTAAATATAGCACTgtgagcttttgttttattttagaataataataataataataataaaaaaggagacTTCTTACATTTAGCAACCCTCTGTGCAATCCTCCCCAGGCCAACTCCAAGTTTCAAAACTAAATCCTGAGTGTCACCACCTCCCGACACGTTAACCACCGCTAACCTGGACAGACTGAACCCTCAAGTCTTTAAACTACGACTAGAACCACGGGACGTCATGTGGAGCTGGAGGATTAATCCCTGTTATCTCAAACGTTTGAGACTAACAGAGGCGGGATCCTGTTTGGATCCCGGCAGGATCTAAAACACCTGAGAGCTAAACCCGACCGGATCAGGTGAGGCGTACCTGGAGCAGCTGGTGACCCGAACGCTAATGTCCCGACAAGATATTCGCTGAAGGGTAAACTTCCCaaaaaatttgattaaaatattctACAGAATTggttaaaaatgacagaaatgtttgattttaaatgctaaaacctTGAATTTTATAAATAGACATCAATCTAATGAAATAGGctgaaaatctttgtaaaaaaaaatttaaaaatttgaccAAAAGTGTTAGAATAATGCAACGTGATTAAGAATTATTAAAAACGACATGTCCTCAAAAAGATAGCTCCCATCTTTTGAAATAGAACTGGTATGGGGTCTACAACAGGTCAGTatgattttaattattcataaaattTCCAatttaaaagatctaaactattaCTTTAGGAATTTATTAAtgtagaaaaggaaaaatatatatatttatatttatacaaaaTCAGTATTTATTGTATCTAAAATGTATCTTTAaccaaattaaacacatttaggcCCCGTCTTCACTACTCCTgagattttttaaacaaataagctTTTTCTCTGTTCACGTTctaacaaaaagctgaaataccGTCTCACACCACTAGGGGGTGAGAGCGCGCACATTAACGacaatcaaaatacagaaaaacatgcTTTAGATTCTCTCAAAGCTATTTTTTATAGCGCTGAGTCTGTTATTAATCATTTCAGCACATGATCAAAGTTTGATGACAGGATAAAGCGAGGACACAAAGTGACAGCGTTCTCGCTCCGAACGGACtcctacttcctgttttagaaAAGCTTCATCACAGCGACGACCGCCACAAGTGAGCTGATCTCTGCCGCCAGGATAAACAGCCACCTCCACGCCGATTCCTTCGACCCGGTGAAAATGGAGGAGCACAAAGTTAGCAGCGGCACATGTTTCTGCGCCCGAAGCCTTTGTTTCATGTGAGGGTTCTTTAGCTGCTGAACTGAGGGCATTCAAACATTCATTTTGTCTAAATTGGTCCTAAACCATAAAGCGGCAGCTGAGATTAGCACACATTgaagtggttttaaaaaaacagtcctTTGTGTGGGCGTGAGGcgcaaacgcagcagaaaaatccttgtttaaaaatatccagaggAGTGTGGGCGAGGCTTTAGACCATTTTACTTCATCTAATATACTTAATTTAATACCATTTCTCTGCTCCCCTCACTGTGAAAACTTCTGCTTTAAGACGTCCTCAGAAATCCCGACTTTTTAAGTTCTAATATTCACCTTAACATCGCTGTAAAGACATGCAGGATCCCCCACcccctttgtttttaaacttcaaatcCCAAACCTAGAAAAAGTTAACCTCGACGACATTACAGTAACTTCTCCATGCTTGTTTCTTCAACTTTTATAGGAAGGAAATCAAAGGAATGCCCCTTTAAAGATGCTTCTTGTGACGAATGGGGGAATTAAATGCATGAGGACGACTCCTGGACGTGTGGATGGGTGACTAACGAGACGTCTACACGAGCAGATCACCGACAGCGTAAAGTGCAACTACACGACCCCGATCTAATCTGGAAACATAACTACGCTAACTAAGACGAGCAGATCCTGAGGTTTGATATCTGCAGACTGGTAAAATGAGAGGAGAAATTGTTTACGGGGGGGTTGCTCTCTGAGGGTCTGAGAAGTCGATACACAGCTTTTAGAAAACGATTACAAAGTCCTACATCTAGCTTAAACCTCTTATTCAAAAATATGCTTCGCGTGTTTGTTCATCCACCCGTCGCTTCCTTACGTTCCGAACGCTTCTGTCCCTTTTTTATCAAACAGTAAAAGGCTCTCAAACTGTGCAATTGTCTCTTGTTCTTGTACAAAATATTCAATCTGAAACATTCATCTCACGCGGGAGCTTTGACCCAAAACTAACAtgcgtaaaaataaaaataaaaaacctacaGTTTAAATGAAAGGTTTTCCTCTTTGATCGTTAATGAGCGAACAACGCGTGCGATCAGTCAAAGTTTCGTTACACAACAGGATTAATGCTCGACACTCGCCTGG from Kryptolebias marmoratus isolate JLee-2015 linkage group LG19, ASM164957v2, whole genome shotgun sequence carries:
- the si:ch211-57i17.5 gene encoding usherin, translated to MAAVALLLLAVVLGVTLHRALKRPPLTRERPPLVALPLQKRSPMAVYPPSNSVLFDTVPDTSGFSSSVTLKAFSMKIEEVLEAKCDPDEEMPPPDEPGVLSVSSLRRSVSQLMDGKSLTEEDDVWDPNISGHDSGMFMDDEEFVDTVKGFSTVRKEHTMFTDTNL